The following proteins are encoded in a genomic region of Magnolia sinica isolate HGM2019 chromosome 1, MsV1, whole genome shotgun sequence:
- the LOC131241049 gene encoding DEAD-box ATP-dependent RNA helicase 42, translating into MKSSSHKHPRNSSSSAVRSRRQKNKSKKHRRRDVSISCSDSDPRSDSSLSISSSNSKDGFRSRKTMRARDTAKRTTKRARRSSSSSSSEGRALAHRRHHRHRNKSRSESKQSAGSDKRKRSLKKKRVKARSPSSESHRSCSTCWDSSSSGDSEIERSRRSGGGKFSTRGRSHQQERTRRRRHRSRSCLSLSCSGRSSRSRGRSKERLIEESFPRRLGSVITVVKDLMERDDENKAEIIPAYDDCPSSRSNDSYEGVRKREIGSQLPDQNSQHALEKKRRVDEKDEYDNDFGRAQPGWNDPPLMEKKNEVSVDVGSSEIEDLESLLRQKALENFKRFRSSSSKSLGNQKDGSGVSKQLTAKGESTQSGDAKIVGLPLNGKSAIDLENCGRDHDGHESKSKSALNPLPGGESVGINNKSIQGTLTFRPDSSRDRSIHRRMHLGKSEQVANDAIGAAARLNENQHIEKEELTLGGSTEKLSEQSFGTKNIPDKKVGEIPKAAAAFVSRSMHGVEVKKGDGSGPTASSCLDPVARDCASSEPKAEEIKGGSQYEQKTMSVMRGGEMVQVSYKVYIPKKAPALARRQLQR; encoded by the exons ATGAAATCCTCCTCGCACAAGCACCCCAGGAATTCCTCTTCATCCGCA GTTCGCAGTCGCCGTCAGAAAAACAAATCCAAGAAACACCGCCGCCGCGATGTTTCAATCTCCTGCTCAGACTCTGATCCGAGAAGTGATTCATCCCTATCAATCTCGTCTTCCAACTCCAAAGACGGTTTTAGGAGTAGAAAAACGATGAGGGCTCGAGATACTGCCAAGAGGACTACAAAGAGGGCTCGGCGCTCCTCCTCCAGCAGCAGCAGTGAAGGTAGAGCTTTGGCGCATCGGCGCCACCACCGCCACCGTAATAAAAGTAGGAGTGAGTCAAAACAGAGTGCTGGATCGGATAAAAGGAAGCGGTCCCTTaaaaagaagagagtgaaggcaCGCTCCCCTAGCAGTGAGTCACACCGGAGCTGCTCAACTTGCTGGGATTCAAGCAGCAGCGGGGATAGTGAGATTGAAAGGTCGAGGAGATCAGGTGGGGGGAAATTCAGTACTCGGGGTAGGTCCCACCAGCAGGAAAGGACTCGGAGAAGAAGGCACCGGTCACGGAGCTGTTTGTCGTTGTCGTGCAGCGGACGCAGCAGCAGAAGCCGTGGACGGAGTAAGGAAAGATTGATAGAGGAGAGCTTTCCGAGACGTCTTGGGTCAGTCATCACGGTTGTTAAAGATTTGATGGAGAGGGATGACGAGAACAAAGCTGAAATAATCCCAGCTTACGATGATTGTCCTTCTTCTAGAAGCAATGATAGTTATGAAGGGGTCAGGAAGAGGGAAATCGGATCCCAACTTCCTGATCAAAACAGCCAGCACGCGCTGGAGAAGAAGAGACGGGTAGACGAGAAGGACGAGTATGATAATGACTTTGGCAGGGCCCAACCTGGTTGGAATGATCCTcctttgatggagaagaagaatgaGGTTTCTGTTGATGTCGGTAGTTCAGAGATTGAGGATTTGGAATCCCTCTTAAGGCAGAAAGCATTGGAAAATTTCAAAAGGTTTCGTAGTTCAAGCTCGAAATCTCTTGGCAATCAGAAAGATGGGAGTGGGGTTTCGAAGCAATTGACAGCGAAAGGTGAATCTACCCAATCGGGAGATGCCAAAATCGTTGGTTTACCATTGAATGGGAAATCCGCAATTGATCTAGAAAACTGTGGACGCGATCATGATGGACATGAGTCTAAGTCTAAATCAGCCCTTAATCCATTACCAGGTGGTGAATCTGTTGGTATCAATAATAAATCCATACAAGGTACTTTGACATTCAGGCCCGACTCTTCTCGTGATCGCTCCATTCATCGTCGTATGCACCTAGGAAAATCAGAGCAGGTTGCCAATGATGCCATTGGTGCTGCTGCCCGTTTGAATGAAAACCAACATATTGAGAAGGAAGAGCTCACGTTAGGTGGATCTACTGAAAAGCTGTCCGAGCAATCATTTGGGACCAAAAATATCCCAGATAAGAAAGTTGGTGAAATCCCCAAAGCTGCTGCTGCTTTCGTGAGTAGGAGTATGCATGGTGTGGAAGTCAAAAAAGGCGATGGGTCTGGTCCCACGGCCTCTTCTTGCCTTGATCCCGTGGCAAGAGACTGTGCCTCATCTGAACCGAAGGCTGAAGAAATTAAAGGTGGCTCGCAATATGAGCAAAAGACAATGTCTGTGATGCGTGGCGGAGAAATGGTGCAG GTGAGCTACAAAGTTTACATACCGAAGAAAGCCCCAGCCTTGGCAAGGAGGCAATTGCAACGGTGA